CTTCATCATCATGTCTCGTGGTTGTAGTTATTGGATCCAGAGGCTGTTAATGGTGGCCTGGTTGTTGAGTTGGAAGAAGTGGCTATCCGCCATAGATATTGGGGCGGCGGCGGCAGCACCAAACGTCAAACCGCAAGGCAACATCTCCAAAGTAGAAGACGCTCAAAACTACCATATTTACTATGGTCAGACTTTCAAAGTCATTAAGAATGGCATTGATGGCAAGAGTTATCTTCTCATCCAGGTACCTCCATCATCTCTTCTTTTTTCCTTTATTTCTGATATCCATTTCTGAAATTTTAATATATAGAGTGATACAAGGATGGCTGGAAGGACAAAATATTGCACACCAAGGATTAAGTCATTTGTCATCCCACTCTCTAACTTTTCAGTCGATACCACCACCAGTTTTCCAGGTATTGCCGCCGTTTAAAAttgggttaaagtgtaaatttcACATTATAGATAAATATTGAATTTTGTCACTATACATTATTTTGAAGGTTAGTATATCATTTGTTATCTATATTTGGCTCAAATATTTAATTTAGTACCTAAGTTTTTTTGTCTCAATTTTGGTATTCGAGTTTAGTTTTAATATTTGATTTAGTATCCAAATCAAACAACATAATGTGGTTTAATAAGTATTTGATCTGtatgtttttataaaaaaaaaaaacataagtaCTTAATTAAGACAAAGGAAAAACTCATGTACTAAATTGATCGTTGAAGTCCATTTAGGTACTTGTATGAGATAAACAAAACTCAAGTatctatttgaaaaaaaaaaaaaattcaagtgtcAAACTGAACAttgaagtcaaaattaggtgCCAAATTaagacaaaaaaatttaaatatcaaatcgaatattaaaatcaaactcaaatactaaaTAGTATATTAACCCTTATTCGATTGATATTTATcattatattttgaaaaaataaataaatttatcactcaacttttatatattttaattttactactaaattttaaattttattaaatttttctactaactttaattttgtaaattaaaatttaaaactaaatattaattttggtggaaaaagaaaaatatttctaacaataatttaacttaataaattaagttagaatttttaatgaaaattttgatagtTAGAAAGGTAAATGAGTAATTATATTAATGGTATTGTTGTACTATTTATTGTCATCAATTAGTTTTAACATGTATCATTATTAATTTCATTCCCAATATTTATAGCTAACAAATTTTTCTCATGTGCCTTATCTTATGTTCTCGGCTTCCAGTTTCCTTTTTGAGGTAAGAACCAAAACCAATATAAtttgctatatgtgtatacatggttgatatatacttttatacataattcaatttttttaaaatatttatttactataacaatcattattaaaattattgaaataagtatATCATTTAATTACATTTAATTGTAATAAATAATTGAGTTAGGCTAATGTTGACGAGATCCTTCTTCATCAACCGACATGCTCCCTCTTCCCTAGATTTGATCATGGATTTGATTATCTATTCAAGCTTAAAGGTTCATTTAAAAAACAAGaggattttaataaaaatataagtcTGAAAAATAGGTTTAGAcaaaaaataaggtttattttctAAACGAATCAAGCCTTGAGTAGGATTTTTTGACACGAGTTCGGCTTGAATTAGCTTAAACTTTCttttatgctattattgtgctgcCATTTTGCTATtagattgctaatattttgttattattatttggatattgcataactcttgttttattgttcattttgctactattttagatgCATTTGTTTACTAAGTTACAACTATGTTAGTTTTATATAAGTATAAagttttttaatgtattttcaatttgtttaaTGCTTTTAGTGTacttgatgtattatatttttaaatttattttatataaaaataatataaaaaattaataatggaCAAGTTGGGTCAAGgtcaaatttaacatttttaatttgAGTTGAATTTAGTATTTGGATAgaattttaaacttattttttggGCTGAATTAAGTTCGGGTTtaaaaaataggcctaaaattttacattaatcAAGTCTGAATTCGGCCTGACTCATCTCATGATTAAGTCTATTCTTCCCCCACCCTAAACAAATGAATACAACATTGGCGCCATTGTTATAAAACAACAGTTATATGGAGGGCAAACGTTATTAACAGAGTTTGAATTTTGGTTGCTAAGTGTGAACAAAAGATCTGCTGTTCTAAATTTGTATGCATGAGTCCTACAAAAAACACAATTTATATATGAATTGTGTTGTCtctctttttatatattttatattagttTTACGGTTTAAGTTTAGAGTTTATAGCtgcttttttttaaatattgtatctaaaatttaaaattatatttttcttaaaaatgtaATGTACCTTATCATTATACTTAACACTTATTGAGTCAATTatgtaattttaaatatatatattatccacttttataatttatttattggatttattttataaattttgtaattaaataaatatatatagtgGTTGAAAGTGAATATTGAAAACTGTAATGAGAAATAAGGAgaagaaaataattaaagttaGGAATGCAGCTATTGGGAGTAGTGGGAAGCATGAAAGGGATGACATCAAACACGGTGGCCTCTGAATGTGTACTGAAAATGGTTGAAGGAGGAGAAATAAGTTTGATCAACGCAAGTGAGCCTCAACAGCTCGCACCATTTGCCGCACATTTTGTTTCTAACCTTGATCTATATCAAGCTTGCAATTTCGCTAACTTTGCCGCTACTGGAGAGGACTCTCCTTTACAGGTTCTTTTTTAAATATCAATAATTTTATATACAAGTTGATATATTCTTGATGGGTATTTTTCTCTATCTTCTTTAGATGGCAaggttatatatttatatgatatggttACTATTTATTAATGTGATATTTTAGGTAAGTTTCATACATGCCAACACGTATTCTACACTAAACTTAATACGTGTTTATACGATGGGGGTTCCCCTATATAGTAACATGTGAACCCATATCGCACGGTTCCATGGGCGATCTTGCGTGTGATCTTATGGGAGAGTGTAAATTCCTCTCTTGCAAACATTTAGTGTCATGCGAGCTCAGTGTGTGAACCATCTAGAATCCAACCCGGACTCATTCGGGTTATGGATAGATAATAGTATCGTAACAATTCTCAATGGATCACAAAACATCACtagttaataatattttattttattttatttttaaaattatttattaatttattgatGATGTATTTTAATTCGAATTACTATTTgggtattttatattattatttaaaactcaattatgaatttattttaagggttttttttttatctttttacaTGCATTTAAAACTACTCcacattattttttataaatttattatatatatatatatatatatatatatttttacttataATTGATGTGACACAGAGAGCAGAATGGATCAAGTTCTTGGGGGCTTTTGCAAATTTGGAGAAGAGAGCAAATCAAGTCTACAAAGCGGTCAGTATTTATTTTCATCTCATAAAACAAATATGTCATTCTGAAACTtttcaatttattattatttttatgggtaaatatttgttttatttatcttaaatatataattttcaactttaaaataaataaaattaatgttgATCAGTCTcattatatattctaattatatttattccttttatacaatttctaaaattatttatagTTCTTCCTCAACCTATAAATAAAAGGATAATGTACTTCATTGCTTTCGAACGCATACGCGTCTTCTtacattgacaataatattcatcccaatcgagctaagattcaataaaaaaataagtaaaattaaTAAAAGGTGCATTCACATgtaaagtttattttatttacaaattGTTATAGAATATTTTTTAGTATATGAAGATAAAAAATTAATGCAATTTCTTTTACAGAAAATTTTAATGCAAAGTTTATCCAAGGTAGtgaaaatctaaaattttaaggTAAGGTAATATATAAGTTTTATTTGTTTAATAaataccaaagtgttttaaagaaattaaacttattatttatttaatatataaaatattaataaatggaTTATTATTTTCACTATGAATATTGACGTgtcttttttattatattttaatattttataagttttaacaTTACTTGTGAACTGATTATACGAAAATGTCTGTAAAGATAACAGTAATTAAGGCATAATAATGAATGATATTGTTTTAGATTGACCCTTGCTATTTTAATTATTGTTTCAGGTAAAGGACAACTATTTATGCTTAACTAAAGTTCCAGAGGCCAAGGAAAAAGCATTCAAACCAATAGTGGCATGGATGGAATACCAGAATGTAGGTAGCTGAACCAGTGGCCACAAATTCATATGCTTGATTTCATCCCTAAATCCAAGTATATGTAGGGTGAGTAAAATTCGATTTGATTTgagaaaaatttaaattttgagttaatcgaattaagttatttgaattattcgagtcgagttaaattttacgactcgaataattcgaataacaaaTTAGTATAAATACCCATTTGGTCCCTATCAATTTTGAAAAGGAGCAAATTAGTCTTTCactcaacaaaaattaaaaaaaaaattcaaaataatttttaaagttccaaaatttatatttttaaaaattataaaatttaaaaagaatttaaagaatatataaagaaatttaaaatttttctaaaataataatttgggacctaaataagttaattaatgattcaagttgaTTATACTAATTTTTTGGAGGCTTTGAAAAAGTTCACATATATAGGGTTTCAAATTTATTTGCTTTAACATGAAATTAATTATGAtgtaacaatattttaatttgacctgttgaatttttaatttaactctattcaaaaatttcaaatcaaagtaggatgataaaataatacTCGTCAAATCggttaactcaaaattttttcactCAGATTTGATCGAAAACTCACTTCCACATACATGCATGATTTTTTTATCAAAAGTTAGAATCTGAAAATAACCGAGTTATTGCAAAATAAATGCAGGGCATATGGTCTTTCACAAAGGAATTATacaagttaaaggtattaaataaattgaaaataattttgtTAGTTAGATTATTgtgtaatatttaaatttaatttaaggtGAAAACAGTATGTAGAAGATGCAGGAGGAGAAAATGTGGACGCCTCCATTAACAAGATTACATACAATATCTCCAACCCTGATGATATTGAAGATTTGCATGCTATTCTATGTGTAAGTTATGTTTTTGTttataaatgtttttttttttttaaaatcattaacaactttattaatatttatttcagACAGTGGATGTTGTAATAGATGAAACATACAGTTGGGATGCAATTGGATACAATACCACTACCTTCCTCCAAAACATAAACATTGAAGATCATTCATGTTTTGGATTTCTTACTAACCAAAGCATCTGGAGATACGATAAGAGAATCTATAAATTAACAACTCTTGgtaatgattttttatttatcttttcttttgttatttatttatttatataacaatAATTATTTCACtctttttttttacataaaaaaatGATTAAAGATTGGTTTGATGGTGCTGTCTCTCAACCCCAACTGGTATTAGCTGATCTTATTGAGATTTTGTTCCCTACTGGAAACTATAACACCACTCACTTCAGAAATCTTGCCAAGGTAcaatctttatttatttattcatgtatTTCCATTTATGAGCTTAATACATATATCTAATGTTTAGGGTGAAGGTGTTGTAAGCATTGAGCCCAACATGTGCCAAAGGGATATGTCTACACCATTGGATCCCACAATTCTACCTTGCCCgtgatttctttgttttataatCAATTTTGGTCTCTCTTTTTAATGGTTCTGCTAATATATTTGATCTGTTGGGACCTCAATACCAAAGGCTTAGATTTAAATAAATTAGTGTTTGAATTATGACCAGAAAAACAAACATGAGTTTAGCTATGAATTTCATCACTGTTTGGTATTTTCTTTACATTAATTTTTGGTTGCCCagttattttaagtttatggtaGACTTCTTTTCCAGacacttattaagagaataattagATATCATCCAAATTTACAACAGTTTTTTTTTGTAATCATTATAAATACCTTGATAATGATAACTCGTTGATTGTAATTACAGAAAACGTTGCTTCTCTTTATGGTATCGGTTTTGAGATGTACCGTTTAAACATCATTCTTTTCGATTCTTACCATGGCTATCCAATCACCGTCGTCGTCGTCGTCATATTCTTTTTCCCTGTCCTCATTAGAGCACAATCAAGTTTACTTCCTCCAATTATCTTCTCTGGAaaacacaatttatttatttttcctttgtGAGAAAGAATTGGTTCATCACATTGATGGCTCCAACTCTCCCCCTAAATATCTTGATAATACTCCAAACCCAGAAAAACAATTTGGTATGTTAAGGATCAAACTATGTTATGTTGGATCCTTAGCTCTGTTTCTGAAACTGTTCTCTCTCAAGTTGTTGGTGTCACCATAGCCTATGTTACTTGGTCTTGGTGGAAGACTTCCATGCTTCAGGATCAAAAACTGAAGTTCTCACTATAAAAAATGTTCTTTATGCTTTGTCATGAGACTATGACTCTATAGTCACCTGCATGGATCATGCCAAACTTCTTGTACTTGATGCTTCGATCTTTGAGGATGATCTTATTGATCATATCTTGCATGATCTTGGCTCAGATTACAAACCCTTTACACGCAATATTGAAGCAAGGTTAACTTGTAACATCCCTCACTTGAAATGAATCGATACATCACGAGCAAGGGATGTCACATTTGAACACTAAGACTACTTAACTCGAGCATCAATCAGAAATTTTTGCTTTAACGTAAATAGACTCTTTTGAAGTTATTCAAGTCATTTCTAGACTTTCTTTAAAGTTTGGTTACAAACGGGGACCATTCAAGGATTATTTGGGATTAAAACAGGGTAAACAAGATCAATGTCACGACACTGGGAAATGGGTGTCGTGACACTAACTGATGTTGCGACACTAAGCTTTTGATGTCGTGACACCAAGGGCAAATTACTCTAGTTACATGTCCAATGTTGCAAACTGAGGACAAATTACCCAAAACATGTATGAAACATCTACATATGTCAAATTATCATTCAAAACCTTCATATAACACATGAGTATATCCATCTAAGGAAGATTATCCCAAGGTACAAAATGATATCAAGCATGCATGACATATTTTTGGACCACTTAGTTACTTTACAACAAATATTCATATGGTTCtaatcctatgtacatgccactctATTACCAAAATCTAAGTTCTATACACTTCAATCTTTGCTTGATGATGAGATGAAGATGAGGATAGCCACTTCAAAAGATGTCTTCAAAACGATTTTTACCTACGCATTCAAAAAACTCGTTAAGCTTTGTATTTAGAATTCTAACTTACCTTTTTAATCAATATAGTATATCAGTAAataattacttaaataataaatatgataaacATGGCTCCTAAAAACTACTTAAAGATTGATATGAGTAGCAAGGTTGAATAGCATCATTTCACTTACCACATTTTATTCATGCATTTTCATTCATTAATCACCCACTTTGCCCATTGTAGACTTGAGTGAACAAGAAGGATATATGAAATATAATCACGAAGTACATAAGCAT
This window of the Gossypium arboreum isolate Shixiya-1 chromosome 12, ASM2569848v2, whole genome shotgun sequence genome carries:
- the LOC108477241 gene encoding uncharacterized protein LOC108477241 isoform X3, whose amino-acid sequence is MSRGCSYWIQRLLMVAWLLSWKKWLSAIDIGAAAAAPNVKPQGNISKVEDAQNYHIYYGQTFKVIKNGIDGKSYLLIQSDTRMAGRTKYCTPRIKSFVIPLSNFSVDTTTSFPGIAALGMQLLGVVGSMKGMTSNTVASECVLKMVEGGEISLINASEPQQLAPFAAHFVSNLDLYQACNFANFAATGEDSPLQRAEWIKFLGAFANLEKRANQVYKAVKDNYLCLTKVPEAKEKAFKPIVAWMEYQNGIWSFTKELYKLKYVEDAGGENVDASINKITYNISNPDDIEDLHAILCTVDVVIDETYSWDAIGYNTTTFLQNINIEDHSCFGFLTNQSIWRYDKRIYKLTTLDWFDGAVSQPQLVLADLIEILFPTGNYNTTHFRNLAKGEGVVSIEPNMCQRDMSTPLDPTILPCP
- the LOC108477241 gene encoding uncharacterized protein LOC108477241 isoform X2, which encodes MARVIFSSRVIQGWLEGQNIAHQGLSHLSSHSLTFQSIPPPVFQLLGVVGSMKGMTSNTVASECVLKMVEGGEISLINASEPQQLAPFAAHFVSNLDLYQACNFANFAATGEDSPLQRAEWIKFLGAFANLEKRANQVYKAVKDNYLCLTKVPEAKEKAFKPIVAWMEYQNGIWSFTKELYKLKYVEDAGGENVDASINKITYNISNPDDIEDLHAILCTVDVVIDETYSWDAIGYNTTTFLQNINIEDHSCFGFLTNQSIWRYDKRIYKLTTLDWFDGAVSQPQLVLADLIEILFPTGNYNTTHFRNLAKGEGVVSIEPNMCQRDMSTPLDPTILPCP
- the LOC108477241 gene encoding uncharacterized protein LOC108477241 isoform X1; this translates as MQLLGVVGSMKGMTSNTVASECVLKMVEGGEISLINASEPQQLAPFAAHFVSNLDLYQACNFANFAATGEDSPLQRAEWIKFLGAFANLEKRANQVYKAVKDNYLCLTKVPEAKEKAFKPIVAWMEYQNGIWSFTKELYKLKYVEDAGGENVDASINKITYNISNPDDIEDLHAILCTVDVVIDETYSWDAIGYNTTTFLQNINIEDHSCFGFLTNQSIWRYDKRIYKLTTLDWFDGAVSQPQLVLADLIEILFPTGNYNTTHFRNLAKVEN